From the Huiozyma naganishii CBS 8797 chromosome 2, complete genome genome, one window contains:
- the NET1 gene encoding Net1p (similar to Saccharomyces cerevisiae NET1 (YJL076W) and TOF2 (YKR010C); ancestral locus Anc_1.294) — MLKLQVVLVPPRALEFIQPAAGLTIPPSNNTLSNTSTLFKNGINPYDRSLKVPSNNSVSQLNSNVRNLLYARTQFEKCVKKFLVLTSPNNTLYELSNIIMDKLDKMYRDMDDDFQICTLQDNKCNDLDPDFIIKDVFCMNNVVRVLINKNIEFDKYSAVSKYPQLKRRKLNGKFEEPVQNSGQKLHGEVLAISKKRLSKPAPSPSSSTSGCKIAVPFTRVATSLSQEPYRDIDSIMLSSTGDESDLGQGTTFQPKSILSGLTDKPTGKLVPDDITSKAPNGNYKNGKTYLQVPQQETLLGTPRISTVTPNKLTPLDTNNDLIDVEEPEPMTTVIRHPPQTVITPKYANSENEPPSSKKRGDKSVDEESKTLRSDLKNKISGRRVPRSLERTSETDIRKKHELLPSRKMSLQRQQSSIADDKGSPMKNVNGTSDGSISDQVHLAELPDKRRKTESVETDKPKTKGKSIFEKIMENKHSELQIVNSTNKTTGNSELVQNRPSQHSPSVETTTKFTFDPASRILSSNENAHISDQDSQQNDSSLHSLSNSSFLKSDLIEMFANKDFDHLPWLGGSSRTHKISLPNGKSRKKPYLTVLNKDIDNSRPDPRNILPSRITRNAAKKAAQKLSSQNWVADTAHPTTSSETSGGGELYDSEDYSSDSSTGIVTEVSSEDEPARSFEPEKDLKLVSQSLKERVIEDHVLQSLNAKIDQPTKELENKKQQDKTVSYRGLSLNCRETGPIASKETLSKRIEANSRALGLDPAGNLRIIGGHSSADNFIAYTSGKQRLAKKDISSKGASLGNTEYRAIRHNFPPLLTAKNSQIQNTSNRTINTTIATTGQVTSSGASLNSANLRSQEVAKKQETSFQSSNNDAHDCSRSKSLAHLVKGLSLKLPSQSKKKVCFIRHRIV, encoded by the coding sequence ATGCTCAAACTGCAGGTTGTTTTGGTTCCTCCGAGGGCATTAGAATTCATTCAGCCGGCTGCCGGATTGACCATTCCCCCGTCCAACAATACATTAAGCAATACCTCAACTCTTTTTAAAAATGGAATCAATCCGTACGATAGATCGTTGAAGGTGCCTTCGAACAACTCAGTATCTCAACTGAACAGCAATGTGCGTAACCTGCTGTATGCAAGAACTCAGTTTGAGAAATGCGTGAAAAAATTCCTTGTTTTGACCAGCCCGAATAATACCCTGTACGAACTTTCAAATATAATCATGGATAAACTAGATAAAATGTATCGAGATATGGACGATGATTTTCAGATATGCACCCTGCAGGATAATAAATGTAACGATTTGGATCCCGACTTTATTATCAAGGATGTGTTCTGCATGAATAATGTGGTCAGAGTGTTAATAAACAAGAACATCGAGTTTGACAAATATTCGGCAGTTTCGAAGTACCCTcagttgaaaagaagaaaactAAACGGGAAATTTGAGGAGCCTGTTCAGAATTCAGGTCAAAAACTGCATGGTGAGGTTTTGGCGATCTCAAAGAAGAGACTATCGAAGCCTGCACCGAGTCCATCGTCTAGTACATCAGGGTGTAAGATCGCCGTGCCATTTACGAGGGTTGCTACATCGTTGTCTCAAGAACCTTATAGAGATATTGACTCCATAATGCTGAGCTCGACTGGAGATGAGTCAGATTTGGGACAGGGGACAACCTTCCAACCGAAATCCATTTTGAGTGGTTTGACCGACAAACCTACGGGAAAACTTGTCCCTGACGATATCACTTCGAAAGCACCGAATGGGAACTACAAAAATGGCAAAACATACTTGCAGGTACCACAGCAAGAAACTCTGCTCGGGACACCAAGGATATCAACCGTTACACCAAATAAACTAACCCCGCTGGATACTAATAACGATTTAATTGATGTGGAAGAACCAGAACCAATGACCACCGTTATTAGGCATCCTCCACAGACAGTTATTACTCCCAAGTATGCAAATTCCGAAAACGAGCCTCCTAGCTCGAAAAAACGAGGTGACAAATCGGTAGATGAAGAGTCCAAAACTCTTCGTAGTGACCTGAAGAATAAAATCTCGGGAAGGAGGGTCCCCAGATCTTTAGAGAGAACTTCAGAAACTGATATACGCAAGAAACATGAACTGTTACCCAGTAGGAAGATGTCTTTGCAGCGACAACAGAGCTCGATCGCCGATGATAAAGGATCCCCAATGAAAAATGTAAACGGCACAAGTGATGGGTCGATCTCAGACCAGGTACATCTTGCTGAATTACCAgataaaagaagaaagacTGAGAGTGTTGAGACTGATAAGCCAAAGACCAAGGGTAAGAGCATATTTGAAAAGATTATGGAAAATAAGCATTCAGAGCTGCAAATCGTGAACTCGACGAATAAAACTACAGGTAATAGCGAACTCGTACAGAATCGACCAAGCCAGCACTCTCCCTCTGTAGAGACGACCACAAAATTTACTTTCGATCCTGCGAGTAGGATCTTGAGCAGTAATGAGAATGCACATATCAGCGATCAAGACTCCCAACAGAATGACTCGTCTTTACATTCTCTCAGTAACTCCAGTTTTCTGAAATCTGATCTGATAGAAATGTTTGCTAATAAGGACTTTGATCATTTACCCTGGCTAGGAGGTAGTTCGAGAACTCATAAAATTTCATTACCGAATGGGAAGTCTAGAAAAAAGCCGTATCTCACAGTACTCAATAAAGATATTGATAATTCGCGACCAGATCCAAGAAATATTCTCCCATCAAGGATAACAAGGAACGCTGCCAAAAAGGCTGCTCAAAAGCTTTCTAGTCAGAACTGGGTGGCAGACACTGCTCACCCCACAACGTCGAGTGAAACCAGTGGCGGAGGAGAACTATATGACTCAGAAGATTATTCCAGTGACAGCTCTACAGGCATTGTGACGGAGGTTTCTTCTGAAGATGAACCTGCTCGATCATTTGAGCCGGAGAAAGATTTAAAACTTGTGAGTCAGAGTTTGAAAGAGAGGGTAATTGAAGACCATGTACTTCAATCCTTGAATGCCAAAATAGATCAGCCCACAAAAGAATTAGAGAATAAAAAGCAACAAGATAAGACAGTTTCTTATAGAGGTTTGAGCTTAAATTGTCGAGAAACGGGTCCAATTGCTTCAAAGGAAACCCTCTCCAAACGTATAGAAGCAAATTCTCGGGCTCTAGGATTAGATCCCGCCGGAAACCTCCGTATCATTGGTGGTCATTCTTCAGCAGATAACTTCATTGCATACACATCAGGTAAACAGAGATTGGCCAAAAAGGATATTTCATCAAAAGGCGCTAGTCTTGGTAATACTGAGTACAGAGCAATACGTCATAACTTTCCACCACTTTTGACAGCTAAGAATTCTCAAATC
- the KNAG0B05210 gene encoding DUF5314 domain-containing protein, whose amino-acid sequence MSELSVEEKRDRYMKYLVQQVMSPAVVSSKPIPTVLTGSLNFDLWFSRICSLVDITSLEWAEYMETGQISQTILGRNLGPRHVMTLRKTFEQALYLVIETSVNDEIKVIIENYYLNHQTSTSLDVLKYLKSEYSDLKVRGYVETASNLKPMMNNSLKEQAAWSVKFCNQLASYGRIDDPRSSPEERMAALVLMALNPDKIKSCMSFVGKRKSVSLKEVYDLLQDLGEGKAEHGEVAMAAKGSTYHSQIKCFHCGENHPISKCAKYKRDYPDAEIFRSHGKRGGPQSLYATLYASTPLFKGNWVFDSGGSIHVCNDAKMFSELKMCKREELTGTVGNATTKGFGKVQTNGFLLNNVAYFPDVGFNLISISAATATSNGRFVFGKNSLQMVSSDGTKSMMAKQKNGLYLLKTLLNQVLYVPVSLLFYAQFTHIFSNNLLFFLPST is encoded by the coding sequence ATGAGTGAACTGAGCGtagaagagaagagagacagGTACATGAAGTACTTGGTGCAACAGGTTATGAGCCCTGCAGTCGTGAGTAGTAAACCTATTCCCACTGTGCTTACCGGTTCTTTGAACTTCGATCTATGGTTCAGTCGAATCTGTTCACTCGTTGACATTACTAGCCTAGAATGGGCTGAGTATATGGAGACTGGGCAAATCTCTCAAACCATATTGGGAAGAAACCTAGGTCCCCGTCATGTTATGACGCTCCGCAAGACATTTGAACAAGCGTTATACTTGGTCATCGAGACCTCAGTGAATGATGAGATCAAAGTAATTATTGAAAATTACTATCTTAATCATCAAACTTCTACGTCGCTAGACGTGCTGAAGTATCTCAAATCGGAGTATTCTGACTTGAAAGTGAGGGGCTATGTAGAAACTGCCTCAAATCTCAAACCAATGATGAATAATAGCTTGAAGGAACAAGCTGCTTGGTCAGTAAAGTTTTGTAACCAACTGGCCAGTTATGGGCGCATTGATGACCCGAGGTCTTCTCCAGAGGAGAGAATGGCGGCCTTGGTATTAATGGCGCTAAACCCGGACAAAATCAAATCGTGTATGAGTTTTGTCGGGAAGCGTAAATCGGTGTCCTTAAAGGAAGTTTACGATTTactccaagatcttggagaagGGAAGGCGGAACATGGCGAGGTAGCCATGGCCGCTAAAGGGAGCACCTATCACTCTCAGATCAAGTGTTTCCACTGTGGTGAAAACCATCCGATTAGTAAGTGCGCAAAGTATAAGCGGGACTATCCGGATGCTGAGATTTTCAGATCGCATGGAAAAAGAGGTGGACCACAAAGCTTATATGCTACGCTATACGCATCAACACCGCTTTTCAAAGGGAACTGGGTTTTTGATAGCGGTGGTTCGATCCATGTATGCAATGATGCGAAAATGTTTAGCGAGCTGAAGATGTGTAAACGGGAGGAGTTGACTGGTACTGTGGGGAACGCCACCACCAAAGGATTCGGAAAAGTTCAAACTAATGGCTTCCTTTTGAACAATGTGGCTTATTTTCCTGATGTGGGTTTCAATTTGATATCCatttcagcagcaacggCAACATCAAATGgtcgttttgtttttggaaagaatTCCTTACAAATGGTCAGCTCGGATGGTACGAAGTCTATGATGGCTAAACAGAAAAATGGGCTTTATCTTTTAAAGACATTGTTGAACCAGGTACTTTATGTACctgtctctcttctcttctaCGCTCAGTTCACTCATATTTTCTCAAATAATCTGTTATTCTTCTTACCTTCTACATAA